Proteins co-encoded in one Dehalogenimonas sp. WBC-2 genomic window:
- a CDS encoding enolase: MLTIKSVKGHEILDSRGNPTVAATVILSDDTTGWAAVPSGASTGSHEAVELRDKDPHRYNGQGVLTAVHNINSAIAAALIGKTTEQRTLDTIMTELDGTDNKSRLGANAILAISLATARAAANSQGISLFRYLNPQGRYSLPVPLLNILNGGRHAANSTDFQEFMIAPVGAPTFSDALRMGTEIYHTLKALLKKQGYSTNVGDEGGFAPSLKSNAEAVEIIIKAIEKAGYIPGRDCFIALDSAASELFQNGSYLLEREGKKLSSAELIEFYANWVADYPIISIEDALFEDDWEGWSLLTKKIGDRVQLVGDDLYVTNIKRLERGIDEKSSNSILIKPNQIGTLTETIDAINMAHHQGWTAIASHRSGETEDTTIADLSVALSTGQIKTGAPCRGERTCKYNRLLAIEAELGAEAQYAGRATFNGR; this comes from the coding sequence ATGTTAACTATTAAAAGCGTCAAAGGCCATGAAATCCTGGATTCACGCGGCAATCCCACTGTGGCCGCTACCGTCATCCTGTCTGATGATACCACCGGCTGGGCGGCGGTGCCATCCGGCGCCAGCACCGGTAGTCATGAGGCCGTAGAATTACGGGACAAAGACCCCCATCGATACAATGGACAGGGGGTACTCACAGCAGTCCACAATATCAATTCCGCGATTGCTGCAGCTCTAATTGGAAAGACCACTGAGCAAAGAACTCTTGATACCATTATGACCGAACTTGATGGCACGGATAATAAAAGCCGTTTGGGAGCCAACGCCATTCTGGCTATCTCTCTGGCAACAGCGCGGGCAGCCGCAAATTCCCAAGGCATTTCATTGTTCCGCTACCTTAACCCCCAGGGCCGATATTCTCTGCCGGTACCACTGCTTAATATACTTAACGGTGGGCGTCATGCTGCCAACTCCACTGATTTCCAGGAATTTATGATCGCTCCGGTGGGCGCACCGACATTTTCTGACGCTCTTCGCATGGGTACAGAGATTTACCATACACTTAAAGCTCTGCTCAAAAAACAGGGTTACAGCACCAACGTTGGGGATGAGGGAGGATTTGCCCCGTCTCTCAAGTCCAACGCCGAGGCCGTTGAAATCATCATAAAAGCCATAGAGAAAGCTGGCTACATACCAGGGAGAGACTGTTTTATAGCTCTCGATTCAGCCGCTTCAGAGCTTTTCCAGAACGGCAGCTACCTCCTGGAAAGAGAAGGTAAAAAACTTTCATCCGCTGAATTGATAGAGTTCTATGCCAACTGGGTTGCTGATTACCCTATCATCAGTATTGAGGACGCTCTTTTTGAAGATGACTGGGAAGGCTGGAGCTTGCTGACTAAAAAGATAGGTGATAGGGTGCAACTTGTTGGCGACGACCTTTATGTTACCAACATCAAACGCCTAGAGCGGGGAATAGATGAAAAATCTTCAAACTCGATCCTGATTAAACCAAACCAGATAGGCACTTTGACCGAAACTATAGACGCCATCAATATGGCCCATCATCAAGGTTGGACAGCCATTGCCAGTCATCGCTCCGGCGAAACCGAAGACACCACTATCGCTGACCTCTCTGTGGCACTATCGACCGGGCAGATCAAGACCGGTGCTCCCTGCCGCGGTGAGCGTACCTGCAAATACAACCGGTTGCTGGCCATTGAGGCAGAGCTTGGAGCCGAAGCCCAATACGCAGGAAGAGCAACCTTCAACGGACGGTAA